In one Mastacembelus armatus chromosome 19, fMasArm1.2, whole genome shotgun sequence genomic region, the following are encoded:
- the LOC113135298 gene encoding vesicle-fusing ATPase-like, with translation MAVWMQAARCPTDELSLTNCAIINEKEQQFEEHVTVRVLTHKYVFTLKKHPSVVLGTIAFSLPQRKWAGLSIGQDIEITNYKFDKSKQCVSTMTVEIDFLQKKNTDSNPYDADKMAGEFIQHFNNQAFAVGQQLAFSFCDKLFGLLIKDIEAMDPSILKGGQATSKKQKIEIGLLLANSQVIFEKSESSTMTLVGKAKTRGSRQAIINPDWNFEKMGIGGLDKEFSAIFRRAFASRVFPPDIVEQMGCKHVKGILLYGPPGCGKTLMARQIGKMLNAREPKIVNGPEILNKYVGESEANIRKLFSDAEDEQKRLGANSGLHIIIFDEIDAICKQRGSMAGSTGVHDTVVNQLLSKIDGVEQLNNILVIGMTNRPDLIDEALLRPGRLEVKMEIGLPDEKGRIQILNIHTMQMRQYNLLATDVDIVELAVETKNFSGAELEGLVRAAQSTAMNRHIKASNTVEVNTETAEKLQVSRLDFMASLNNDIKPAFGTNQEDYASYIMNGIIRWGDPVSLVLMDGELLVQQTKNSDRTPLVSVLLEGPPNSGKTALAAKIAEDSQFPFIKICSPNQMIGYSEIAKCQAIKKIFDDAYKSQLSCVVVDDIERLLDYVPVGPRFSNPVLQTLLVLLKKPPPKGRKLLIIGTTSRKDVLQEMEMLDAFSTTIHIPNISQGDQLVEALELLGSFQDRERTIIAKEVKGKTLWIGIKKLLMLIEMAVQMDPTSRVMKFLSLLKGEGALGSDKFVAI, from the exons ATGGCTGTCTGg ATGCAAGCAGCGCGATGCCCAACAGATGAGCTGTCGCTGACCAACTGTGCCATCATCAATGAAAAGGAGCAACAGTTTGAAGA ACACGTGACTGTACGTGTTTTAACCCACAAGTATGTGTTCACCTTGAAGAAGCATCCCAGTGTAGTCTTGGGCACCATCGCGTTCAGTCTCCCGCAG AGAAAATGGGCAGGTCTATCGATTGGACAAGACATTGAAA TAACAAACTACAAGTTTGACAAGTCCAAACAGTGTGTCAGCACCATGACAGTGGAGATAGACTTCCTGCAAAAGAAGAACACGGACAGCAACCCTTACGACGCCGACAAGATGGCCGGGGAGTTCATCCAGCACTTCAACAACCAGGCCTTCGCAGTCGGCCAGCAG CTGGCATTTAGCTTCTGTGATAAGCTGTTTGGCTTGTTGATAAAGGATATTGAGGCCATGGACCCCAGCATCTTAAAGGGAGGACAGGCCACTAGCAAGAAACAGAAG ATTGAGATTGGTTTGTTGTTGGCAAACAGTCAGGTGATTTTTGAGAAGTCGGAGAGCTCAACCATGACCTTGGTTG GGAAAGCCAAGACCCGAGGGTCTCGTCAGGCCATCATCAACCCAGACTGGAACTTCGAGAAGATGGGTATTGGGGGCCTTGACAAGGAGTTTTCTGCTATCTTCCGTAGAGCCTTCGCCTCCCGAGTCTTCCCTCCAGACATAGTGGAACAGATGG gcTGTAAGCATGTGAAGGGAATCCTGCTGTACGGACCTCCAGGCTGCGGTAAAACCCTGATGGCACGACAGATTGGCAAAATGCTCAATGCCCGGGAGCCGAAGATCGTCAACGGCCCAGAGATTCTCAACAAATACGTTGGCGAGTCGGAGGCCAACATCAGGAAGCTGTTTTCTGATGCAGAGGACGAACAGAAGAGG CTCGGCGCCAACAGCGGCCTTCACATCATCATATTTGATGAGATAGATGCAATCTGTAAGCAGCGTGGCAGCATGGCGGGCAGCACCGGGGTCCATGACACTGTGGTCAACCAGCTGCTGTCCAAGATAGATGGAGTGGAGCAGCTCAACAACATTCTGGTCATAG GTATGACCAACAGGCCTGACCTGATAGATGAGGCCTTGTTGAGGCCGGGAAGACTAGAGGTGAAAATGGAAATTG gCTTACCAGACGAAAAGGGCCGTATTCAGATCCTCAACATCCACACGATGCAGATGCGTCAGTATAACCTGCTGGCCACTGACGTAGATATTGTGGAACTGGCTGTGGAGACTAAGAACTTCAGCGGCGCCGAACTTGAGGGTCTAGTCAGGGCTGCACAGTCCACTGCTATGAACAGGCATATTAAG gccaGCAACACAGTGGAGGTAAACACTGAGACGGCAGAGAAGCTGCAGGTCAGCAGGCTTGACTTCATGGCCTCACTGAATAACGACATCAAACCC gcGTTCGGTACCAACCAGGAGGACTACGCCAGCTACATCATGAACGGTATCATCCGGTGGGGCGACCCGGTGTCTCTAGTCTTAATGGACGGCGAGCTGCTGGTGCAGCAGACGAAGAACAGTGACCGCACACCTCTGGTCTCTGTGCTACTGGAGG GCCCACCCAACAGTGGGAAGACAGCGCTGGCAGCTAAGATCGCTGAAGACTCCCAGTTCCCCTTTATCAAGATCTGCTCCCCCAACCAGATGATCGGGTACTCCGAGATCGCCAAATGCCAAGCGATCAAAAAG ATATTTGATGATGCCTACAAGTCCCAGCTGAGCTGTGTTGTTGTGGATGACATTGAACGTTTATTGG ACTACGTCCCGGTTGGCCCCCGTTTCTCTAACCCAGTGTTACAAACTTTGCTGGTGTTGCTGAAAAAGCCTCCTCCAAAG GGCCGTAAGCTGCTGATCATCGGCACCACAAGTCGTAAGGACGTCCTCCAGGAAATGGAGATGTTAGACGCTTTCAGCACAACCATCCACATTCCCAACATCTCACAAGGAGACCAGCTGGTTGAGGCTCTGGAG CTGCTGGGCAGTTTCCAGGACCGTGAGCGGACCATCATAGCAAAAGAAGTGAAGGGCAAAACCCTGTGGATTGGCATAAAAAAGTTGCTAATGCTGATTGAAATGGCTGTTCAG ATGGATCCCACATCCAGAGTGATGAAGTTCCTGAGTCTGCTGAAAGGAGAAGGAGC ACTGGGTTCTGATAAGTTTGTGGCAATCTAG
- the cdk5r1b gene encoding cyclin-dependent kinase 5 activator 1b, with protein sequence MGTVLSLSPSYRKAALFEDGPATVGHYTAVQNSKNAKDKNLKRHSLINVLPWKRIVAVSAKKKGSKKVQPNGTYQNNVTHLNNENLKKSQSCANLSTFTQDQSTPAVTKSSNNTASSVKKAPLTNANVAPGTPKRVIVQASTSELLRCLGEFLCRRCYRLKHLSPTDPVLWLRSVDRSLLLQGWQDQGFITPANVVFVYMLCRDVVSSEVATEHELQAVLLTCLYLSYSYMGNEISYPLKPFLVESSKETFWDRCLSIINLMSAKMLQINSDPHYFTQVFADLKNESQKEEERSRLLIGLDR encoded by the coding sequence ATGGGAACCGTTTTGTCTTTGTCACCTAGCTACCGAAAGGCGGCTCTGTTTGAGGATGGACCGGCCACTGTGGGCCATTACACGGCTGTCCAGAACAGCAAGAACGCCAAAGACAAGAATCTGAAGCGCCACTCGCTCATTAATGTGCTCCCCTGGAAGCGGATTGTAGCAGTGTCGGCCAAGAAGAAAGGCTCCAAGAAGGTGCAGCCCAATGGCACCTACCAGAACAATGTCACCCATCTGAACAATGAAAACCTGAAGAAGTCGCAGTCCTGCGCCAACCTGTCCACCTTCACCCAGGACCAGAGCACTCCAGCTGTCACCAAGAGCTCAAACAACACAGCATCATCTGTCAAGAAGGCCCCCCTGACCAACGCCAATGTGGCCCCTGGGACCCCTAAGAGAGTGATTGTCCAGGCCTCCACCAGTGAGCTGCTGCGCTGCCTCGGGGAGTTTCTGTGCCGGCGTTGTTACCGGCTGAAACACCTGTCACCCACTGACCCAGTGCTGTGGCTGCGCAGTGTGGACCGCTCCCTGCTGCTCCAAGGTTGGCAGGACCAGGGATTCATCACCCCGGCCAATGTGGTCTTTGTCTACATGTTGTGCCGCGATGTTGTCTCCTCCGAGGTGGCCACAGAGCACGAGCTGCAGGCCGTGCTGCTCACCTGCCTCTACCTGTCTTATTCCTACATGGGCAATGAGATCTCCTACCCTCTCAAGCCCTTCTTGGTGGAGAGCTCCAAGGAGACCTTCTGGGACCGCTGCCTGTCCATCATCAACCTGATGAGCGCGAAGATGCTCCAGATCAACTCTGACCCACACTACTTCACTCAGGTGTTTGCTGACCTGAAGAACGAGAGccagaaggaggaggagaggagccGCCTACTCATCGGCCTGGACCGGTGA
- the psmd11b gene encoding 26S proteasome non-ATPase regulatory subunit 11B codes for MAAAAVVEFQRAQSLISTDRNASIDILHSIVRRDVQENDEEAVRVKEQSILELGTLLAKTGQAAELGGLLKFVRPFLISISKAKAARLVRSLLDLFLDMEAATGQEVELCLECIEWAKAEKRTFLRQALEARLISLYFDTQRYQEALALGSQLLQELKKMDDKALLVEVQLLESKTYHALSNLPKARAALTSARTTANAIYCPPKLQAALDMQSGIIHAAEEKDWKTAYSYFFEAFEGYDSIDSPRAITALKYMLLCKIVLNLPEEVQALISGKLALRYAGRQTDALKCVAQACKNRSLADFEKALTEYKAELRDDPIINTHLAKLYDSLLEQNLIRVIEPFSRVQIEHISGLIKLSKGDVERKLSQMILDEKFHGILDQGEGVLIIFEEPPVDKTYEAALETIQNMSKVVDSLYNKAKKLT; via the exons ATGGCGGCTGCAGCGGTGGTTGAATTTCAGAGAGCTCAGTCTCTCATTAGCACGGACCGTAACGCCTCTATCGACATTCTCCATTCGATAG TGAGGAGAGATGTTCAGGAGAACGATGAGGAGGCTGTCAGGGTTAAAGAACAGAGCATCCTGGAGCTGGGGACGCTCCTGGCCAAGACAGGACAGGCTGCAG AACTTGGGGGCCTGCTGAAATTTGTCAGGCCTTTCCTGATTTCAATCAGTAAGGCCAAGGCAGCCCGGCTGGTCCGCTCTCTGCTGGACCTTTTTCTTGACATGGAAGCAGCAACCGGGCAGGAGGTAGAGCTGTGTCTTGAATGCATTGAGTGGGCAAAGGCCGAGAAGAGGACCTTCCTACGACAGGCCCTGGAG GCACGGCTCATCTCACTCTATTTTGACACCCAAAGGTACCAGGAGGCCTTGGCGCTTG GCTCCCAGTTGCTCcaggagctgaagaagatggATGACAAAGCTCTTCTGGTGGAGGTTCAGCTGCTTGAAAGTAAGACGTATCACGCTCTGAGTAACCTGCCCAAGGCCCGCGCAGCACTCACGTCAGCCAGGACCACCGCCAACGCCATTTATTGTCCTCCAAAGCTCCAAGCAGCACTGGACATGCAGTCAG GGATCATCCatgcagcagaggagaaggaCTGGAAGACGGCGTACTCCTACTTCTTTGAGGCCTTTGAGGGCTACGACTCCATCGACAGCCCCAGAGCCATTACAGCCCTCAAATACATGCTTCTGTGCAAAATTGTTCTCAATTT ACCAGAGGAGGTACAAGCCCTGATCAGTGGCAAACTGGCCCTTAGATACGCAGGCCGACAG ACAGATGCACTGAAATGTGTTGCCCAGGCCTGTAAGAACAGGTCATTAGCGGACTTTGAAAAG GCCCTAACAGAGTACAAAGCAGAGCTGAGGGATGATCCGATTATCAACACTCATCTGGCCAAGCTATATGACAGTCTGCTGGAACAAAACCTCATCCGAGTCATTGAACCATTTTCCAGAGTACAG ATAGAACACATATCGGGTCTAATCAAACTGTCAAAG GGGGATGTTGAGAGGAAATTATCACAGATGATTCTGGACGAAAAGTTTCATG GAATCCTTGACCAAGGTGAAGGTGTTCTGATCATATTTGAAGAGCCCCCAGTGGACAAAACATACGAAGCAGCCCTGGAAACAATTCAGAACATGAGCAAAGTTGTGGATTCACTTTACAACAAAGCCAAAAAGCTGACatag
- the wnt3 gene encoding proto-oncogene Wnt-3: MDLYLIGYLMCVWLSSSRVLGGYPIWWSLALGQQYSSLGSQPILCGSIPGLVPKQLRFCRNYIEIMPSVAEGVKLGIQECQHQFRGRRWNCTTIKDNLAIFGPVLDKATRESAFVHAIASAGVAFAVTRSCAEGTSTMCGCDSHHKGPPGEGWKWGGCSEDAEFGVLVSREFADARENRPDARSAMNRHNNEAGRTTILDHMHLRCKCHGLSGSCEVKTCWWAQPDFRMLGDYLKDKYDSASEMVVEKHRESRGWVETLRVKYAFFKHPTERDLVYYEGSPNFCEPNPETGSFGTRDRVCNVSSHGIEGCDLLCCGRGHNTRTEKRKEKCHCIFHWCCYVSCQECVRVYDVHTCK, translated from the exons GTCCCTGGCCCTTGGGCAGCAGTATTCGTCATTGGGCTCCCAACCCATTCTGTGCGGCTCCATCCCTGGCCTGGTGCCCAAGCAGCTACGTTTCTGTCGCAACTACATCGAGATCATGCCCAGCGTCGCTGAAGGTGTCAAACTGGGGATCCAGGAATGTCAGCACCAGTTCAGGGGCCGCCGATGGAACTGCACCACCATCAAGGACAACCTGGCCATCTTTGGCCCCGTGTTAGATAAag CAACCAGGGAGTCAGCGTTTGTCCATGCCATAGCTTCGGCAGGCGTTGCATTTGCAGTGACGCGCTCCTGTGCTGAAGGCACGTCCACCATGTGCGGCTGTGACTCCCATCATAAGGGACCTCCTGGGGAGGGCTGGAAGTGGGGCGGCTGCAGTGAGGATGCAGAGTTTGGGGTGCTGGTGTCCAGAGAGTTCGCAGACGCCAGGGAAAATCGGCCAGACGCTCGCTCTGCCATGAACCGGCACAACAACGAGGCAGGACGCACG ACCATCCTCGACCACATGCACCTGCGCTGTAAATGTCACGGCCTGTCAGGAAGCTGCGAGGTGAAGACATGTTGGTGGGCGCAGCCTGACTTCCGCATGCTGGGCGACTACCTGAAGGACAAGTATGACAGCGCCTCAGAGATGGTGGTGGAGAAGCACCGTGAGTCGCGAGGTTGGGTGGAGACGCTGCGAGTCAAGTACGCCTTCTTCAAGCACCCCACTGAGCGTGACCTGGTCTACTACGAGGGCTCACCCAACTTCTGTGAGCCCAACCCGGAGACTGGCTCCTTCGGGACACGCGACCGAGTCTGCAATGTGTCATCACACGGCATCGAGGGCTGCGACCTGCTGTGCTGCGGCCGCGGCCACAACACCCGGACTGAGAAGCGCAAAGAGAAGTGTCACTGCATCTTTCACTGGTGCTGCTACGTCAGCTGTCAGGAGTGTGTGCGCGTCTATGACGTACACACATGCAAGTGA